DNA sequence from the Cryptococcus decagattii chromosome 5, complete sequence genome:
AGCGAATGGGGTTGCGGATTGCTGAGGATGGCagcgatgatgaagatcgGGGACAAGTTGTGGAGAAGGATAAGCTTGCCGAGGCGGAAGCATTGTTACAGTGCGTTCCATCTTTCTCAAAAGGAGAAAGCATATGCTTACAACTCTTTGTAGACAAGCTGCGGCTAAATCACGCAAGAAGGATCTTCCTCCCCCTGATCATTCCAAAATCGACTATGAACCTTTCCGCAAAGCTTTCTACGTACCCCCTGTTGAAGTattggagatggatgaggaagaggctgagTTAATGCGTTTGGAAATGGATGGTATTAAAATACGAGGACAAGATGCTCCAAAGCCAGTTAGGAATTGGGGCGCCTTTGGTCTGCCTCAAGGATGGTAAATCGATCATCTCATATGTGAAATACAATAATCTGATGTTCAATAGTCTTGATGTGATCAAGCACCAAGGTTGGGAAACACCCACTTCCATTCAAGCCCAGGCTATCCCGGCTATAATGTCTGGCCGAGACGTCATTGGTATTGCCAAAACCGGTTCCGGTAAGACTGTTGCTTTCCTCTTACCAATGCTTCGTCATGTTCGCGATCAAAGGCCTGTGTCCGGTAGTGAAGGGCCGATTGCGGTTGTCATGTCACCTACTAGGGAGTTGGCCACCCAGATCTATAAAGAGTGCCAGCCCTTTCTCAAGGTGCTCAACATTAGGGTAAGTCCAAGTCTTCTCTATCAAAGCTTTTGGGCTGAATTTTTCATAGGCGTCCTGCTGCGTTGGCGGCTCATCCATTAGTGAGGATATTGCTGCTATGAAGAAGGGTGCCGAAGTCGTTATCTGCACTCCTGGCCGAATGATCGACCTTCTCACCGCCAATAACGGCCGCGTCACAAATGTACGACGCACCACCTACATTGTTATGGATGAAGCGGACCGAATGTTTGATATGGGCTTTGAACCTCAAGTCATGAAAATTATCAATAATGTTAGACCGAACGCTCAGAAGGTTCTGTTCTCGGCAACATTCCCCAAGACAATGGAATCACTTGCGAGGAAAATATTGGTGAAGCCCTTGGAGATTACAGTCGGAGGCAGAAGTGTTGTTGCACCCGAAATTGACCAGCGTGTCGAAGTGCGTGATGGTGATACGAAGTTCACACGTTTGCTTGAAATCCTTGGTGAGATGGGCGAGGAGCACaaggacgaagatgatTTCCGAGCCCTTATCTTTGTCGACCGTCAAGAAAGTGCGGATGATCTATTTAGAGAGCTGCTACAGAGAGGTTATGTTTGTGCTTCACTGCATGGCGGTAAAGAGCAGGTCGATCGTGATGAAGCTATCAAAAACTTCAAAAATGGTGATGTGCCTATCATCGTGGCGACTTCTGTAGCGGCAAGAGGTTTGGATGTAAAAGAATTGAAGCTTGTCATTGTGAGTTTCCCGTTTACTCATCATGAGGCTGTACGCTGACCCTTTAAAAGAACTATGACGCACCTAACCACATGGAAGATTATGTTCACCGTGCTGGCCGAACAGGTCGTGCCGGTAACAAAGGCACTTGTATAACATTCATCACGCCGGAGCAGGAAAGATTCTCCGTCGATATCGTACGAGCTTTAGAAGCGAGTAAGGCATTCATCCCCGATGACCTGAAACAGATGTCGGATTGTAAGTAGACTTTCAACCGATTATGATAAAGATTTCTGACGGTAAATTAGCATTCCTTGGCAAGATCAAGTCTGGTAAAGCGCGAGCTGCCGGTAGTGGATACAGTGGTAAAGGCCTTGAGCGAATTGAACGCCGACGGGAGGAGAAAGACAGAGCCGAAAAGACAACCTACGGCGATACGTCCGAAGCCCTGTCACTCTCCTCACGTGAGGGAGCTGTCATCCCCTACAAAGCCAAGACGAACGAGTTCAAGCCTCCAGAGACCTCTCACAAGGGCGATGCCGACTATACATTCACAGAAATTAAGGTTGATATCATCAATGGTCCTGCGCCTGACCGCGTTCCCTCTCAACCTGTATTTAATCCGAAGAACGCCGTAGCCTCTCTGCCAGCACAGACATTGGCGGCACTGgagaaggcaaagaaggagggcCGAGGCGTAGATGCGGCGAATCTGGCCAATGTGGTGGCCAAACTTACTCAATCTATCGAACTCACCAAAGCCGAGAAACTTGGCCTGGCTGCAGCCACCTCTGCACCTCGGCTTGCTCCGGGCGCGAGAACGAAAGATCCCGACGCTACCGACTGGCACGCTATTTTCCCCATCAATGATTACCCTCAAAAGGCTCGTTGGAAGGCGACCAATAAGGAGCAGATGACCTTGCTGCAAGAAGTCTCAGGAGCAAGTATTACAATGCGAGGCAGATTTTACCCGCCTGGGGAGGAGCCTGCGTTGGGTGGTGAACCCAAGCTGAGTTTGTTGATAGAGAGCAACGACGAAATGAGAGTGAGGGCTGCTGTAGAGGAAATTCGAAGGGTGCTGGTAGAAGGATCAGTACAAGCGCTTAATGCGGTTGATAGGGCGGGTGCGAGTGGTGGAAGGTACGCTGTGTAGAAAAGTACTTTATCGAGCCTTCCATGATGTGTGCATGCAGCTGTTTCGTTTTGAAGTTTCAAACCTTCGGACTACTGCAGCAGTCAAAACCAGCCTTTTATGATTGTCGTTATTATGAACCTTCATAGTCGACAGTAGAAGAGTGCTAGACTACAGTACTATTAGTAGTCTAACAGTCTAGAAGTTGATGATTCGGACATGTAGTACCCAGATTGATTATGAAACACTCATAGCAGAAGCCAAACCAGGTAATATTTGTATAGGAACTTTATCTGACGTGGGTTGTTGTTATTGTACTACTGCAGATACAAGATTGAGTCCTGTGTCATACTATTCGTACCGAGTCAACGGTTATTCTTCTCGTCTTAGTGCTGTTGAGAGTTCCATGACAACATCTATTAGAAAAGTATATTCCCGAAGGCTTGAGTTTGCACTGAAAAATTTGAATAATGCATGGAATAGGATctggaagagatgatgCAAATCAaagtgatgaagaagaacgacGGAAAGGTGCCAAAGTTAGTAATAGGGCTAAGAGAAATAAATAAGCGTATGTCCACCAAAAAATCAGAAGTGAGACGGGAGAGTATGATTCGTCAATGGATGTCAATTGAGAGGTTCCTTCAATTTATGAATGCCAGATTACCATCACCTCATAGGATACACATTTGACTTACGGCTATATCGCAGCAGAACGCACTTATCATTTGTACAGGTGGTATAGAACGACTCCGAAAATATCTACGCTTTGGTTTTGGCTCCTGGTACGGTCCTTCCTGCTTCTCCAGTCTTCAgctttccctttcttctccgtCCCATGGTGTTCTCATCAACATGACGCATCGCAATCACGTCCAACCCGACATATTTCATTGCATCtcccctcttctctgcCTTCATGTTGCCCCACGGCCtgccttcctccttcctccaatTGAGGACCTTTGTAAGTTCCTTCTCGGCTTTATTCTGATCAACAGGTATTGAGCGTGGGCGAGGCATGATATTCTCAGGCGGTGGAGTTTTCGCGCGAGGGGATGGTGCAGAGGACCCAGTACGATATGTGGTAGCTGTAACCATGGCTCGACCTTTTCCCTTGTCCTTTGCTCCGATTGAAATAACTTTCCTGGCTCCTCCGAGGGGTACGTTGTTTGTCCCTGTCGTGCTAACTGACCCAGAAGTTAAACTGGGGAATTGTCCACCACCACTTTCTGCTAGCAACATTTCCTGTCTCTCCCGTTCACGCCCCAGCTCTTCCATCCGCTCTTTCTCTAATTGATTTTCGAGATCAGTTTCCAccttgaggatgaggcgGGAAAGTTGAGCGGCATTGTAAAGAGGGTGGGCgcaagaagggcaagggagATGAGGCGCGTGTAGAGTGCAGATAATGAGACCGCATGTTTGACAAATAGGGGTATATGGTGAAAGAGTGTGCAGCCGAGCTACAATGATATGTCAACTGCCTGGCCAGACAGTCATGGCAAACTAAACTTACCCTGACAAAAGCAGTTATAACCTTCACCGGATTTTGGCCCACTCTCCTGGATACTTCTCAAACTTGCAATGATTGCTTCGATTTTCTTGACCTCTTTGCTCTTGGGTACATCCCAAATTTTTTCCACTttgcccttgccttttCCAGTTGCAACTCCCGCAACCGCCTTGGGCTTTTCCACGATATTGACAGATATGGCCCCGCCTTGCCTCTGCCTGGGTATAGGGGTATTGGATCCTGACCGGGACGCGCCAGCTTGAGAAGATCTTCCGATCTGGAAAGATATATCATCGGCATCCCTATTTTTCATATATATCTTCCCACCGGGACCAAATGCCGCCTCAAACTCTTTGGTACTGATTCCAGAGCTGCTTCCGGCAGTGGGAGCGGAGACAAGAGTGGGTGTCTTTGCTTTTGCTTTCGATTTGGGTAGATCGGCATCAGGAGTAAGCTGAGTGCTAGGAACTGAAGAAGGGGTGTTGGTAAGGGATGGAAAGCGTAGAGCAAGGTAGCGGGAAGTGAAGTCTTTTGCTGCTTGGGAGGGACCTAAGAAATCCTATAATGCGTTATTAGCTCGGTATTAAATGACACGCCTTTAATACATACTTGTAGATGTGTGCGAAGTCGGGACTCAATATTCTGGCTCTCGAGGTCGGGCACGATCATCTGCTTCACCGATTCATCGTCTAGAGTGTAGTGTCAGCTACTACGATCGTTTTGTCTTGGGTGGAACGGCGCGACACACCGAGGCCCAATATGTTAGCAATGTCTTTGACAACCCAGGGGGGACGTTGAAGAGGCATGCCCTGGCGtgtggagagaagaaaagaagcaGGGAACTGCTGAAAGATGAACGGAGTGAATGAACTACTAATATTGTTAGTAAGTCCCCCGGCCCGATTGCAACGCAAGATTATGTAATTAAATTGCACATAAGAAGATAATAGTATGAGCGCAGCCCTGTACGGACGGTTAATTTGTTTGTCTCAGGATATTACGGTATATAGCAGACTGCATGCATATCTATCGAACGCAAATCATTATGCAAAGTACTTGTCCAAAACtgccttcctcatcttcttctcgggCGCCCTCTTGCCAGTCCACTCTTCAAACTGCCTGAATCCTTGCAAACACAAGATCTCTACACCAGGTACAaccttccatccttctttcttttccgcAGCCTGCAACAAAGCAGTCATATGAGGCTTGTACGCCAAGTCAATGGCAACGCCGCTGGGACGAGAAAGCACTTCAGATGGGAAATAGATCCCTTCAGAAGATGTGTCGAGTGTCAAAGAATTACCAGGAACAGTAGAGACAACTACGGCAGGAGCCTCAGGCAAAGGGAGAGATGTGACAACAATGATGTTGTAAGACTCGGGGAAAGAAGCCTTGACCTTCGCAGCGTTTCCAGGCGTCCGGTTGAACAAGTAGATGGTCTTGAACCGGAGTTTATGCATTGCGTAAATGGCCGCACGACAAG
Encoded proteins:
- a CDS encoding pre-mRNA-processing ATP-dependent RNA helicase PRP5; its protein translation is MPRSPYRSSNRGYRSPSPVRYDRSHPSSSSRRLDDRKASRFDDGYSRDRERDRERDRDYRDRDRDYDRRRDRDRYRDDDRDRRRRDDRDDRRREERDRDSDRKRDSERRSPLPAIRVEPSVSSASPAPETEEEKKRKAKERLETWKRQRALKEGKSATPESKSPAPPPVTSGLPPKPTAFTLSRIGLPLKPTNPTPLKRSMTTLDDEDTSDRKLQKLDLPDFDPEVQSGDAPRVGSIGADLAVADGDEDDDTVVKKEEEKMDVDKKAEEEEEEDPLDAFMRDNVQQVVEVNKADAKRMGLRIAEDGSDDEDRGQVVEKDKLAEAEALLQQAAAKSRKKDLPPPDHSKIDYEPFRKAFYVPPVEVLEMDEEEAELMRLEMDGIKIRGQDAPKPVRNWGAFGLPQGCLDVIKHQGWETPTSIQAQAIPAIMSGRDVIGIAKTGSGKTVAFLLPMLRHVRDQRPVSGSEGPIAVVMSPTRELATQIYKECQPFLKVLNIRASCCVGGSSISEDIAAMKKGAEVVICTPGRMIDLLTANNGRVTNVRRTTYIVMDEADRMFDMGFEPQVMKIINNVRPNAQKVLFSATFPKTMESLARKILVKPLEITVGGRSVVAPEIDQRVEVRDGDTKFTRLLEILGEMGEEHKDEDDFRALIFVDRQESADDLFRELLQRGYVCASLHGGKEQVDRDEAIKNFKNGDVPIIVATSVAARGLDVKELKLVINYDAPNHMEDYVHRAGRTGRAGNKGTCITFITPEQERFSVDIVRALEASKAFIPDDLKQMSDSFLGKIKSGKARAAGSGYSGKGLERIERRREEKDRAEKTTYGDTSEALSLSSREGAVIPYKAKTNEFKPPETSHKGDADYTFTEIKVDIINGPAPDRVPSQPVFNPKNAVASLPAQTLAALEKAKKEGRGVDAANLANVVAKLTQSIELTKAEKLGLAAATSAPRLAPGARTKDPDATDWHAIFPINDYPQKARWKATNKEQMTLLQEVSGASITMRGRFYPPGEEPALGGEPKLSLLIESNDEMRVRAAVEEIRRVLVEGSVQALNAVDRAGASGGRYAV